Proteins encoded by one window of Aspergillus puulaauensis MK2 DNA, chromosome 4, nearly complete sequence:
- a CDS encoding aldo/keto reductase family protein (COG:C;~EggNog:ENOG410PJND;~InterPro:IPR020471,IPR036812,IPR023210;~PFAM:PF00248;~go_function: GO:0016491 - oxidoreductase activity [Evidence IEA];~go_process: GO:0055114 - oxidation-reduction process [Evidence IEA]), which translates to MSPVELSFGGGAFHTEETFGSIEKMKEAISILQAEGIKYIDTAAIYGESEKFLGELDASKTHTIDTKYPGGFAGSSSKEKILATANESLKKLQTNQVDVYYLHSPDRQVPFEVQVDAINTLYTEGKIKRFGISNFLAAEVEELVQISKEKGWIAPSVYQGNYSAVARRAETELLPVLRKHGIQFYAYSPIAGGFLTKSVEQLTKGAGGRWDRSSGVGALYHELYNKPTMFEGLKLWEEISEQTGIPKAELAYRWVIFNSALKGEDGDRVIFGARNLEQLRETLGFAKKGALGADVVQRVEEVWRLVEADAPLDNYNDGLLKIQEKGVKFEVPK; encoded by the exons atGTCTCCCGTTGAGTTAAgctttggcggcggcgccttCCACACAGAAGAGACGTTTGGCTCtatcgagaagatgaaggaggccatctccatcctccaggcCGAAGGCATCAAGTACATCGACACAGCAGCCATCTACggcgagagcgagaagttCCTCGGCGAGCTAGACGCTTCCAAAACGCACACTATCGACACCAAGTACCCCGGAGGGTTTGCCGGGTCAtcaagcaaagaaaagatcCTCGCCACCGCAAACGAAAGTCTCAAGAAACTCCAGACAAACCAG GTCGACGTCTACTACCTGCACTCGCCAGACCGCCAAGTCCCCTTCGAAGTCCAAGTCGACGCCATAAACACTCTCTACACCGAAGGCAAAATCAAGCGCTTCGGAatctccaacttcctcgccgcagaAGTCGAAGAGCTCGTGCAGATCTCCAAGGAGAAAGGCTGGATCGCCCCCTCCGTCTACCAGGGGAACTACTCCGCCGTTGCGCGCCGCGCTGAAACAGAACTGCTCCCCGTCCTGCGCAAGCACGGGATCCAGTTCTACGCGTACTCGCCTATCGCGGGCGGGTTTCTGACCAAGAGCGTCGAGCAGCTTACGAAGGGTGCGGGGGGTCGTTGGGACCGCTCGTCCGGCGTTGGGGCTTTGTATCACGAGCTGTATAACAAGCCGACGATGTTTGAGGGGCTGAAGCTCTGGGAGGAGATTTCCGAGCAGACGGGGATTCCGAAGGCGGAGTTGGCGTACCGGTGGGTTATCTTTAACTCGGCGTTGAAGGGGGAGGATGGCGATAGGGTTATCTTTGGGGCGCGCAATCTGGAGCAGTTGAGGGAGACTCTTGGGTTTGCGAAGAAGGGGGCTTTGGGTGCGGATGTGGTGCagagggttgaggaggtttgGAGGCTTGTTGAGGCCGACGCGCCGTTGGATAACTATAACGATGGCTTGCTGAAGATCCAAGAGAAGGGGGTGAAGTTTGAAGTCCCGAAATAG
- a CDS encoding endonuclease/exonuclease/phosphatase family protein (COG:S;~EggNog:ENOG410PN4S;~InterPro:IPR036691,IPR005135;~PFAM:PF03372) produces MEALMIQAIQGSATLRKTSMPWNLDEPYPQSYYDYDPATSTWVSQSTGQSTQDTAPIATIALYSWNIDFMLPFAAARMKPALAHLEHLTRSLPPTAAPIIFLQECTPSDLTTIAATPWIQSRFHLTDIDPSNWATTQYGTTVLIDARLPVSSAFRVHYSKTRMDRDALFVDISLNRPDAGKEKLILRLCNTHLESMAFDPPFRPPQVALFAEYMHRDGIHAALAAGDFNAIQPFDRTLHSENSLKDAFLELGGREDTEEAYTWGQQAATSQRERFGCSRMDKVYFCGGVKVRRFERFGAEILAEGEEERKGIVELGFERPWVTDHLGVVAEVEVLGANRPQL; encoded by the coding sequence ATGGAAGCTCTTATGATACAGGCCATTCAGGGCAGCGCCACCTTGAGAAAGACTTCGATGCCTTGGAATCTCGACGAACCCTACCCACAGTCCTACTACGACTATGACCCCGCCACATCCACCTGGGTCTCACAGTCCACAGGCCAAAGCACCCAGGACACCGCACCCATCGCAACAATAGCCCTCTACAGCTGGAACATCGACTTCATGCtccccttcgccgccgcccgcATGAAACCAGCGCTCGCCCACCTCGAACACCTAACACGCTCCCTCCCACCAACCGCGGCCCCgatcatcttcctccaggaATGCACCCCATCAGACCTCACCACCATCGCCGCAACCCCCTGGATCCAATCCCGCTTCCACCTCACCGACATCGACCCCTCGAACTGGGCAACAACGCAATACGGAACCACCGTGCTAATCGACGCCCGCCTCCCGGTGTCATCCGCCTTCCGCGTGCACTATTCCAAAACACGCATGGACCGGGacgccctcttcgtcgacatCTCTCTCAACAGACCAGAtgcggggaaagaaaaacTAATCCTCCGCCTCTGCAACACCCATCTCGAATCCATGGCCTTCGACCCGCCCTTCCGGCCGCCGCAGGTCGCGCTCTTCGCAGAATACATGCACCGCGATGGAATCCACGCCGCGCTAGCAGCCGGGGACTTCAACGCCATCCAGCCGTTCGACCGCACCCTGCACAGTGAGAATAGCCTCAAAGACGCGTTCCTGGAGCTCGGCGGGCGCGAGGACACAGAGGAGGCGTATACATGGGGCCAGCAGGCGGCGACGAGCCAGCGGGAGCGGTTTGGGTGTTCGCGGATGGACAAGGTTTATTTCTGCGGCGGTGTGAAAGTGCGTCGGTTTGAGAGGTTTGGGGCGGAGATATtggcggagggagaggaggagcgaaAGGGGATCGTGGAGTTGGGGTTTGAGAGGCCGTGGGTTACGGATCATTTGGGGGTTGTGGCGGAAGTGGAGGTTTTGGGTGCGAATAGACCACAGCTTTAA